A window of Acropora muricata isolate sample 2 chromosome 3, ASM3666990v1, whole genome shotgun sequence contains these coding sequences:
- the LOC136912309 gene encoding uncharacterized protein, with amino-acid sequence MNRSSKKAMSVENQEALKRMENLLQIVDGHYEIGMLWKSATPWLSNNKQMAEVRLQALKRKLQRDETFHRKYREFMDKLIERGYARKLTEEEAARRSRRTWYLPHHGVFHPQKKDKIRVVFDAAAMQDGVSLNNQLHQGPDLTNSLLGVLLQFRQYPIALVADIAGMFNQVKVPPEDSDALRFLWWETNDLESPSEFQMTSHIFGAKDSPSCANFCLKRAAEDSKGGFSDEAVNAVTKDFYVDDFVKSVRSVNEASSLANEVTCLLSEAGFRLMKWMSNSREVLSEIPDRERARPTLDLNLENLPLERTLGVQWDVEKDAFLFKVHVPHQPSKKRGILSAVSSLYDPMGFVCPVI; translated from the coding sequence ATGAACAGGAGCTCCAAGAAAGCTATGTCAGTTGAAAACCAAGAGGCACTGAAAAGGATGGAAAACTTACTGCAGATTGTGGACGGTCATTATGAAATTGGAATGCTGTGGAAAAGTGCTACCCCTTGGCTgtcaaacaacaagcaaatggcAGAAGTAAGATTGCAGGCCTTAAAGAGAAAGCTACAACGTGACGAGACGTTCCATAGAAAGTACAGGGAGTTTATGGACAAACTCATTGAAAGAGGCTACGCCAGAAAGTTGACTGAAGAAGAGGCAGCACGACGAAGCAGAAGAACGTGGTATTTACCACACCATGGAGTGTTTCATCCCCAAAAGAAGGACAAAATTCGTGTCGTGTTTGATGCAGCTGCTATGCAGGATGGAGTGTCACTCAACAACCAATTGCATCAAGGTCCTGACTTAACCAACAGCTTGCTTGGTGTTCTGCTGCAGTTTAGACAATATCCCATAGCACTTGTAGCTGACATAGCGGGCATGTTTAACCAAGTGAAGGTGCCCCCAGAAGATTCTGATGCATTGAGGTTTCTTTGGTGGGAAACTAATGACCTTGAAAGTCCCTCAGAATTTCAGATGACAAGTCACATCTTCGGCGCCAAGGACTCACCCAGCTGTGCAAACTTTTGCCTGAAGCGAGCTGCAGAGGATAGTAAAGGAGGATTCAGCGATGAGGCTGTGAATGCCGTCACCAAGGACTTTTACGTTGATGACTTTGTCAAGTCTGTTAGGTCAGTAAATGAAGCAAGTTCATTAGCAAATGAAGTAACATGTTTACTCAGTGAAGCCGGCTTTAGACTGATGAAATGGATGAGCAACAGCCGAGAGGTGCTGTCTGAGATACCTGATAGAGAGCGGGCGAGACCGACGCTGGATTTAAATCTCGAGAACCTTCCACTAGAGAGGACGTTAGGAGTCCAGTGGGATGTGGAGAAAGATGCCTTCCTGTTTAAGGTTCATGTCCCGCATCAGCCATCTAAAAAGCGTGGAATTTTGTCAGCAGTAAGTTCGCTGTATGATCCTATGGGTTTTGTTTGCCCAGTCATCTGA
- the LOC136912310 gene encoding uncharacterized protein — translation MKYLKICRTSGINKWKYELSALSQVEVPRCHLVHGTVRDISLRLFSDASEDGYGMCAYLRFVYASGTVRCSFWVGRSRSSPVRPISIPRLELQAATLSVKISRVLLDELTYEISKITFWSDSQTTLQYIKNETKRFQTNIANRVTEIREVTSPDQWSYYPGRVNPADDASRGLNPQKLSSQHRWWQGPDYL, via the coding sequence ATGAAATACCTGAAGATTTGCAGAACCAGTGGAATAAATAAGTGGAAGTACGAATTGTCTGCATTATCGCAAGTTGAAGTACCGAGATGCCACCTAGTCCATGGCACAGTACGTGATATATCTCTTCGCCTATTCTCAGATGCCTCTGAAGATGGCTATGGCATGTGCGCCTATCTTAGATTTGTTTACGCCAGTGGAACTGTAAGATGTTCGTTTTGGGTTGGAAGGTCAAGGAGTTCACCAGTGAGGCCGATTTCCATTCCCAGGCTTGAGTTGCAAGCAGCCACATTATCTGTGAAGATATCCCGAGTGCTTCTGGATGAGCTGACGTATGAGATAAGCAAGATTACATTTTGGTCCGATTCTCAGACGACATTACAATATATCAAGAACGAGACCAAGCGATTTCAGACGAACATTGCCAATCGTGTAACGGAAATACGTGAAGTTACTTCGCCAGACCAATGGAGTTATTACCCTGGAAGGGTTAATCCTGCTGATGATGCTTCACGGGGCTTAAACCCTCAGAAACTCTCAAGTCAACATCGGTGGTGGCAAGGACCTGATTACCTTTAG
- the LOC136912311 gene encoding uncharacterized protein produces the protein MAWDEKHPMILPKHHHVRQLIVRHYHEFAAHSGREQTLCELQRMFWIIGGRSLVKKIIRSCIKCRRMNAKPMEQFMGSLPGARLEAYHPPFTFTGVDLFGPLTVKWGRGTAKRWGCLFTWLTTRAVHLEVTPSLETDDFIMVLRQFISRRGPPKEIWSDRGTNFVGASRELKEAIAHWNEETIERQLQQKGIRWVFQPPAAPHMSGVWERLVQITKKHLKSVAGDGLLSDVELRTLLAEVESIVNNRPITAVSDDPDDCSALTPNHFLLQRATQLPPGVFVNEDLFSRKRWRKVQFLADHYWKRWIREYVPTLQRRPKWVKSRRNAHIGDLVLLAENKVVRNRWPMGRVVEVFTGEDGGVRSARFKTAGGVFHRPVSKICLLEEVSDDK, from the coding sequence ATGGCATGGGATGAGAAACACCCTATGATACTACCCAAGCACCATCACGTGAGGCAGTTAATCGTTAGGCACTACCATGAGTTTGCTGCCCATAGCGGAAGAGAACAAACATTGTGTGAGCTGCAAAGAATGTTCTGGATCATTGGTGGAAGAAGCTTAGTGAAGAAGATTATTAGGAGCTGCATTAAGTGCCGAAGAATGAATGCTAAACCCATGGAGCAGTTTATGGGGTCGCTACCCGGAGCAAGGCTGGAGGCGTACCACCCTCCATTTACCTTTACTGGTGTTGACCTATTTGGGCCACTAACGGTTAAGTGGGGCCGCGGAACCGCGAAAAGATGGGGTTGTCTGTTTACTTGGCTTACAACTCGTGCTGTCCACCTCGAAGTGACACCATCTCTTGAGACAGATGACTTCATCATGGTTCTTCGCCAATTCATAAGTAGAAGAGGACCGCCTAAGGAAATTTGGTCCGACAGAGGTACTAATTTTGTAGGCGCAAGCAGGGAGTTGAAAGAGGCCATTGCACATTGGAATGAAGAAACGATTGAACGGCAGTTGCAGCAGAAGGGCATCAGGTGGGTATTTCAACCACCTGCCGCCCCCCATATGTCCGGAGTATGGGAGCGTCTGGTACAGATTACGAAGAAACACCTTAAGAGTGTAGCTGGAGATGGACTTCTCAGTGATGTCGAGTTGAGGACACTGTTAGCTGAAGTGGAGTCCATAGTTAATAACCGTCCTATCACTGCTGTTTCAGATGATCCTGATGACTGCTCAGCGCTTACGCCCAACCATTTCCTTTTGCAAAGAGCTACTCAACTTCCACCCGGTGTATTTGTGAATGAAGATTTGTTCTCCAGAAAGCGGTGGAGAAAGGTGCAATTTCTCGCCGATCACTACTGGAAGAGATGGATACGGGAATACGTGCCAACTCTTCAAAGAAGACCGAAATGGGTCAAGTCAAGACGAAATGCGCATATTGGTGATCTAGTGCTTCTAGCAGAAAATAAAGTAGTCCGCAATAGATGGCCTATGGGCCGAGTGGTAGAAGTGTTCACTGGAGAAGATGGAGGTGTACGGTCTGCCCGATTCAAGACAGCAGGGGGCGTTTTCCACCGCCCTGTTAGCAAGATATGCCTACTGGAGGAAGTTAGCGATGACAAATGA